GGCCGCGGCGACCGCCGTCGGGTACGCGCCCACCGCGTAGCTCGTGAACGCGCCGAACGCTCCGCTGCCGTTGTTCGCCAGCACTGAAACAACGTTGCTCGCCGTGCTGGTGGTCGCGATGTCCGGAAGGCCGTCGCCATTGAGATCGGCGATGCATATCGATTGCGCGTTGTTGGGCACGGTGTAGTCGACGTTCACATTGAAACCCGTTCCATTGTTCAACAACACCGAGACCGAGCTGGCGTAGAAGGAGGACGTCACGATGTCGGGAAGGCCGTCACCATTCAGATCGCCAAGCGCCACGCTGAACGGGGCGTTGCCGGTCGGGTACGATGTGAACGGGGCAAGCGTTCCCTGGCCGTTCCCCAGCAGCACGCTCACCGAACTGGCGTTGCTGTTTGCCACCACCACGTCGGGATAGCCGTCGCCGTTCACGTCGCCGGCCGCGACCGAAACCGGGTAGGTCGAAGCGCCGCACGGATAATCCACGCGCGGCGCGAACGTGCCATTGCCGATTCCCATCAGCACCGAGACGTTCTGCCCGTTGTTGTTCGCCACGACCAGGTCCGGATGGCCGTCCATGTTGAGATCGACGATGGCCACCCAGTAGGGAGTCGCGCTCGTCGCGTAGTCGGCGTTCGGGCCGAAACCGCCGGCGCCATCGCCCAACAGAACCGAGACATTATTGGCGGAAGCGTTCGTATACACCGCGTCGAGCCGGCCATCCCCGTTCAGGTCGGCCACCGCGAGACCATAGGTCCCGCTCCCGTGACCGTAGGCGTAGAAGGGACCGAAATTTCCGGCACCGTCTCCGAGCCTGACCATGATCCCGCCATAGTAGTTGGAGGTGGTGATCAAGTCCGGCGCATTGTCCTGGTTGATGTCGGCCATCACGAGCGCCGCGGGATTCGGGCCGACCGGGTAGTCCACGCGAACGCCGAGGCCAAATGCCATGGCCGATCCGGAGGCGAAGATCGTGAACAGGCCCGCGGTGAGGAGCGTGAGTGGAAGCGGGGGGGATTTCCAGGCGGAGCGGCGGACGGCGGACGGCATGGTGACTCCCGGGGAGGGTGTGGTGGGGTCGTCGCCGAGGAAGGACGGCCGGGGCCGACGCCCGGAGATGGGCCCCGACCTCATCAATACAGAACCTGCGAAGCGGGAGTTTGTCACGGTCCAGGGCCATCCGGTATCGGCTCTTGCGAATCAAGCCGGCTAGACTCCGACATGGTTGACGAAATTCTTGATCGCGAACGTCGGGCGGCTATGATGCGCCCGGCCGCGGAGTACCCCCCGCGCGTGGCCGGACCGGAGTTCGCGCCGTTACTCATTCGGGGAGGGGGAGCCATGCGCATTCGCGTTCTGATCACCGCGTCGCTGCTGGTCTTGGGGAGTCGAATGGCGTGGGCCGATTCCGCGCCCACCGACACCGTCGCTCTTGCACGAGTGATCGATCAGGTCCAGAAGGCTCTCGATCGCTATCAAGCCGAGAGCGGCGCGGAGAAGCTGCCTCCACTTGCCGAGGCCGATTTCGATTTCAAAGCCACATCGGCAACCACGGTCGGTGGGACGATCTCGCTCTTCATCTTCAAGATCGGGGCCTCCCACGAGAACGACGTGACCAACGAAGTCACGTTCACCTACAAGCTGCCGCCGCCGCTCATTGCGCTGGAAAAGGGACCGAAGCGCCCTCCGCCGCCGACTCTGGCCGACGATCTGGTCAAGACCATCAAGGCGGCCGCGCATGCCGTTCAGGGCTCGGCCACAGTGGGGAATCTCAAGTTCAGCCAGCTGACGGTCCAGCTGCAATACGGAGTGAAGGTGGAGGGCAGCGGGTCCGCTGGCCCCACGATTTCGATCGTGACGGTGGGACTCTCGGGCGACAAGAACAAGAACACCGTTCAAACTGTGAAGCTGGTGTTCGCCGACAAGAGCTGAGGGGGCAGCGATCCTTCGCGGGAACGCGCGAAGCCGGCGCGGGCGGATGCGCGCCGGCTTCAGCGTTTGCTGGAACTCACGGATCGGTGGAACCCGCCTAATGCGGCGCCGCGACCACCTTCCACTTGATGTTGCAGCCGATGCTCGGGTGCTGATCGGCGGCGGGCGCCGTTCCGGCCAGCACCGCGTCGAGCGCCGCGCGCAGGTCGCGCCCGGTCGCGACCGCTTCGGTCTTGGGGCGCGTCTCGTCCATCCGGCCGCGGTAGGCCAGCGCGCCCGTTGCGTCGAACAGGAAGAAGTCGGGCGTGCAGGCCGCCTGGAACGCCCGCGCCACCTCCTGCGAATCGTCGAACAGAAACGGGAACTTCCAGCCCTGCTCGAGCGCCAGCGCCTTCATGTGTTCGGGCGAGTCGTCGGGATACGCGACCACGTCGTTCGAGTTGATCGCGACGAGCGCCAGGCCGCGGCCCGCGTAGTCGCGCTCGAGGCGCCCGATCTCCGGCAGCACGTGCTTCACGAACGGGCAGTGGTTGCAGATGAACATCACGAGCGTGGCCCTTGCCCCGGCTAAATCGCGGGACGAGAGCATACGACCGCTCACCGCGTCCGGCAGCGTGAACGAGGGCAGCTGCGTGCCGAGCGCCAGCATGTTCGAAGGAGTCGCCGCCACCGGAATCAGCCCTCCACCTTGTAGATCTCGCGCTTACCCGAGTCGACGAGGTCGTGATAGCCCTTCATGATCTCTTCCATTTCTTTTTCCGCCGCAGCGTTCTTCGGATCCATCTGGCCCGCCATCATCTTCTCGAACGCTTCGAGGCTCGGCGTCTCCATTTCGGCGACCACCGTCCAGTAGCGCTCGGCGCTCACGTCGGTCATGACGCGCATCTTGCCCATGCCCATTTTCTCGCCGAGCTTGGCCATGGCGACGAACTTCTCGACCAGCGGGCGGACCTTGCCAGGCTTGCAGTACATCACCTCGCGAATCACGATCATCACTGCCTCCGAGGTCTGGGGTGCTCCAAAGGAACGGTGTGCAGCGCGGGGAAGGAGGCTACCACGGCCCGCCCCTCGATTTCCCGCGTCACACATTGTCACATTTCCGTTGCCCGTCTCCGGGCGCGGCGGGACAATTCCGGCACCCCACACAGGCTCCCGCGCCCGCCCGTATCGGTGCATCCGCCGAGCCCGGCCCCTGCCCGGCGCCACGTCGGCCCGGGCGTCTACTTCGTGCGGCTGAGCGCGAACGGCTTGCGCGCCGGCCGGGAACGTGGTGAGGAGGTAGTACGAGGGCCTTCCGAATTGCCGCAACGCTCGCGCTGCTGAGCTCGGCCGCCACCGCCGCGCGCGCCAGCCCGGGCGCGCCACCGGCGGGCTACGCGCTGGCGGTGATCAGCGCGGCGCTGCCCGACAGCCTGGTCGCCAACATCAGCCAGCTCGCCTTCATGCCCGGCGACGCCACGCACCTGTTCGCGGTTCGCCCCGACGGCGGCGACGTGATGCGCTACGACTTCGCGGCCGACGGCACGCTCTCGAATCCTTATCGCGTTGCGAGCGGACTCACTTACCCGCTCGGGCTCGCGTTTCGCGACGCCGATCTCTACGTGTCGGTCAATCGCGCGGGCGACGGCCGCATCGCGCGGCTGCGCGATCTCGATCACGACGGCTTCTTCGAAGACCGCGTCGATTTCGTGCGCGGCATTCCGCTGAAAGAGCACATGGTGGATCAGCTGCAAGTCCACGGCGCCTCGCTCTACGCCAGCATCGGCACGCGCTCGGACGGCGGGCTGCCGAGCTGCGAGCGGATTTATTGCGGCGTGATCGCGCGGATCGGCGACCTCGATCAGGTGGACTATTCGCCGGGCGCCAACGCGCTGCCCGATTCGCTCACCTTCATCAACTCCGCGGTTTCCGACGGTCTCCTGCGGCGCTATGCCTACGGTTTCCGCAATCCGTTCGGCCTGCGCGTGGATCCGATAGGCAACGTGTGGACGAGCGACAACGGGGCGAGCCTCTGCACCACCTGTTCCTCCTGCAATCGCTATCCGATCGACACGCCGGATTTCTTCTACGGGCCGGT
This genomic window from Candidatus Sulfotelmatobacter sp. contains:
- a CDS encoding trypco2 family protein, with product MRIRVLITASLLVLGSRMAWADSAPTDTVALARVIDQVQKALDRYQAESGAEKLPPLAEADFDFKATSATTVGGTISLFIFKIGASHENDVTNEVTFTYKLPPPLIALEKGPKRPPPPTLADDLVKTIKAAAHAVQGSATVGNLKFSQLTVQLQYGVKVEGSGSAGPTISIVTVGLSGDKNKNTVQTVKLVFADKS
- a CDS encoding thioredoxin family protein yields the protein MAATPSNMLALGTQLPSFTLPDAVSGRMLSSRDLAGARATLVMFICNHCPFVKHVLPEIGRLERDYAGRGLALVAINSNDVVAYPDDSPEHMKALALEQGWKFPFLFDDSQEVARAFQAACTPDFFLFDATGALAYRGRMDETRPKTEAVATGRDLRAALDAVLAGTAPAADQHPSIGCNIKWKVVAAPH